The following are encoded in a window of Telmatobacter sp. DSM 110680 genomic DNA:
- a CDS encoding ABC transporter permease encodes MLKDIFGQAWEAMVYNRRRTTITMIGMAWGIATVVLLLAYGAGFSRAIEAIFAQWGTNIIGVFPGRTSEQAGGEKSGIKVQFTQDDVDRIIASVPGINHISPTVNKDVTVQNDLHTYTWTVNGVMPVFQDIWKLDTAAGRFFNGQEEQQRAHVCVIGSESKTKLYSGGWAVGQTIRLNGVLFTIIGVLVPKMQEGEDSDRNRQIYVPFSTMSDLADTKYLSGIWYNYQGNYQLTEQNMRNSLGAAHHFRPSDHSAIYVANLMTELHQFSILSLALQVLLSLVGALTLGIAGIGLMNIMLVAVQQRTREIGIEKALGAQRRHILTQFLSEAMVITGVGGVSGIGLAYVVSLLIGRIPFYSELAQHAEDADIQLLISPTSVVVASTILIITGLVSGMIPAIRAANLDPIEALRYE; translated from the coding sequence ATGCTGAAGGATATATTTGGCCAGGCTTGGGAGGCGATGGTTTATAACCGCCGCCGCACCACCATCACCATGATCGGGATGGCATGGGGCATCGCGACGGTGGTGTTGCTGCTGGCGTATGGGGCAGGCTTCAGCCGTGCTATCGAGGCGATCTTCGCGCAGTGGGGAACCAACATCATCGGTGTTTTTCCGGGCAGGACCAGCGAACAGGCGGGGGGAGAGAAGTCCGGGATTAAGGTGCAATTTACCCAGGATGATGTGGATCGCATTATCGCCAGCGTTCCGGGAATCAATCATATTTCTCCGACTGTCAATAAAGACGTGACGGTGCAGAACGATTTGCACACCTACACATGGACGGTGAATGGAGTGATGCCGGTTTTTCAGGACATCTGGAAACTGGACACGGCTGCGGGGCGCTTCTTCAACGGGCAGGAGGAGCAGCAGCGGGCTCATGTTTGCGTAATTGGTTCGGAATCGAAGACCAAGCTTTATTCCGGAGGTTGGGCAGTTGGGCAGACGATTCGGCTGAATGGAGTTTTATTCACGATTATTGGCGTGCTGGTTCCGAAGATGCAGGAAGGGGAAGACAGCGATCGCAACCGGCAGATTTATGTGCCGTTCAGCACGATGAGCGATCTGGCCGATACGAAATATCTGAGCGGAATCTGGTACAACTACCAAGGCAACTATCAGCTTACGGAACAGAACATGCGCAATTCCCTTGGCGCGGCGCATCACTTCAGACCTTCTGACCATAGCGCGATCTATGTTGCGAACCTGATGACGGAGCTGCATCAATTCAGCATCCTGTCGCTGGCTCTGCAGGTGCTGCTTTCGCTGGTTGGGGCGCTGACGCTGGGCATCGCCGGAATTGGACTGATGAATATCATGCTGGTGGCGGTGCAACAGCGCACGCGCGAGATCGGCATCGAGAAAGCGCTGGGCGCTCAGAGGCGTCATATTCTTACGCAGTTCCTCTCTGAAGCGATGGTGATTACGGGCGTGGGCGGAGTAAGCGGAATCGGCCTGGCGTACGTGGTGTCGCTGTTGATCGGTCGAATTCCGTTCTACAGTGAATTGGCGCAACACGCGGAGGACGCGGATATTCAACTGCTGATTTCGCCGACGTCGGTGGTGGTGGCGAGTACGATTCTGATCATTACGGGGCTGGTGAGCGGAATGATCCCGGCGATTCGCGCGGCGAATCTCGACCCGATTGAAGCGCTGCGATACGAGTGA
- a CDS encoding TetR/AcrR family transcriptional regulator: MAISKNSPSTRERLIDSARYLFWERGFAGTSMAELLAHAEVNSGSFYHFFDSKEALLRAVLEQYIELLRPMVVDPAFASTPKPLERIFAILAGYRQRILATDSKYGCPLGRLALEIDPENAPAHTLIARNFEGWIEAIRECILEMKPSLPSGTDTNALATFVLVTMEGGVMLSRSYRSVEPFDRAVAQLRAHFRLLLTASKKKRAR; the protein is encoded by the coding sequence ATGGCCATTTCGAAAAATTCTCCCTCCACCCGCGAACGCCTCATTGACTCCGCTCGCTACCTTTTCTGGGAGCGCGGCTTCGCAGGAACCAGCATGGCCGAACTTCTTGCACACGCCGAAGTCAATTCCGGCAGCTTCTATCATTTCTTCGATAGCAAAGAGGCCCTGCTCCGCGCCGTACTCGAGCAATACATCGAACTGCTCCGCCCCATGGTGGTCGATCCGGCTTTCGCTTCGACCCCCAAACCTCTCGAGCGCATCTTCGCCATTCTCGCCGGCTACCGCCAGCGCATCCTTGCCACCGACTCGAAATATGGCTGCCCTCTCGGCCGCCTGGCATTGGAGATCGATCCGGAAAATGCCCCCGCCCACACGCTCATCGCGCGCAACTTCGAGGGATGGATTGAAGCCATCCGTGAGTGCATCCTCGAAATGAAACCTTCCCTCCCGTCCGGCACCGACACCAACGCATTGGCAACATTCGTCCTCGTAACCATGGAAGGCGGAGTGATGCTGTCGCGTTCCTATCGCTCCGTCGAACCATTCGATCGTGCCGTTGCGCAGCTTCGCGCACACTTCCGCCTGCTGCTCACCGCTTCAAAAAAGAAAAGGGCGCGGTAA
- a CDS encoding SRPBCC domain-containing protein, producing MSKSKLMLLLLLLSFVLLRLAVAQSEPQAVVYQPPKQLVIELEVPAPVAEVWKAFSTSEGLSTWLFPHATVDLKPGGDWLVHFPGGSTGGGTIVSFVPERELVISALAPDKFPQVRETRTRAVFQFEARGNSTVVRLTQTGWKSGDEWTRAYAYLTAGNAQLLATLHQRFVDGPTDWDKVMGNAKAKTN from the coding sequence ATGTCGAAATCAAAATTGATGCTTTTGCTGCTGTTGCTTAGTTTTGTACTTTTAAGGCTCGCAGTTGCGCAGAGCGAGCCGCAAGCCGTTGTTTACCAGCCGCCAAAGCAGCTGGTGATTGAGTTGGAAGTGCCGGCACCGGTTGCAGAGGTGTGGAAGGCGTTCTCTACGAGTGAGGGGCTGAGCACGTGGCTGTTTCCGCATGCGACCGTGGATCTGAAGCCGGGTGGCGACTGGCTCGTGCATTTTCCTGGAGGCAGCACGGGCGGCGGAACGATTGTGAGTTTCGTTCCTGAGAGGGAACTCGTGATTTCTGCGCTCGCGCCGGACAAGTTTCCGCAAGTACGAGAGACTCGCACACGCGCGGTGTTTCAGTTTGAGGCTCGCGGCAATTCGACCGTGGTTCGGCTGACGCAGACGGGATGGAAGAGCGGAGATGAATGGACGCGCGCCTACGCATACCTGACTGCAGGGAATGCGCAACTGCTAGCGACGCTGCATCAACGGTTTGTGGACGGACCCACGGATTGGGACAAAGTGATGGGAAACGCGAAAGCGAAGACGAACTAG
- a CDS encoding DUF1761 domain-containing protein produces the protein MDFHTLNFWAILAAALSAFLIGGAWYSPALFAGAWKKANGFLSEEPKAGPRVFVIGFVLSLVMAINLAMFLNDPKTTTAWGATAGFLAGFGWVAMGMGIVALFERRSLQYVLINGGYLTVALTAMGAILGAWR, from the coding sequence GTGGATTTTCACACATTGAATTTCTGGGCGATTCTTGCGGCTGCTCTCTCGGCGTTCTTAATCGGCGGAGCCTGGTATTCTCCGGCACTGTTTGCGGGCGCGTGGAAGAAGGCGAATGGATTTCTATCCGAAGAGCCGAAGGCGGGTCCCAGGGTGTTCGTCATTGGATTTGTATTGAGCCTGGTGATGGCGATCAATCTCGCGATGTTTCTCAATGATCCGAAGACGACAACGGCGTGGGGAGCCACGGCGGGATTTCTGGCTGGATTTGGATGGGTGGCGATGGGAATGGGGATCGTTGCGCTGTTTGAGCGTAGATCGTTGCAGTACGTGCTTATCAACGGCGGATATCTTACCGTCGCACTGACGGCGATGGGGGCGATCCTTGGAGCTTGGCGATAG
- the lolA gene encoding outer membrane lipoprotein chaperone LolA, with translation MTSSIVLNADKNRGCPIHAAFSAAWMGIRFSRASLLIALLAAIFSSSLQAQQPTAHDLAQRVDHHYNQLHSLKAQFAETYEGLGRVRSESGTLLLLKPGRMRWDYSNPTGKLFLLDGKYAWFYSKGDPQIQRIAAKQLDDFRSPLRFLLGHTQLEKEIDHLAVSPAASGTFTLAGIPHGQEKRVQRLVLTVNADGTITAIEIQETDGAVTRFTFAGEQTNIPLPPATFKFTPPPGLPVVDAMPPV, from the coding sequence ATGACCTCGTCCATCGTTCTCAATGCAGACAAAAATCGCGGGTGCCCCATCCATGCGGCGTTTTCTGCCGCATGGATGGGAATCCGATTCTCTCGAGCCAGCCTCCTCATCGCTCTACTCGCGGCCATTTTCTCTTCCAGCCTCCAAGCCCAGCAACCCACAGCCCACGACCTCGCCCAACGCGTGGACCACCACTACAACCAACTCCACTCCCTCAAAGCCCAGTTCGCAGAAACCTACGAAGGACTCGGCCGCGTCCGAAGCGAAAGCGGAACGCTGCTCCTACTCAAGCCCGGCCGCATGCGCTGGGACTACTCCAATCCCACCGGCAAGCTTTTTCTCCTCGACGGGAAATACGCCTGGTTCTACTCCAAGGGCGACCCTCAAATCCAGCGCATTGCCGCCAAACAGCTCGACGATTTCCGCTCTCCTCTGCGCTTTCTACTCGGCCATACTCAACTCGAAAAAGAAATCGACCACCTCGCCGTGTCCCCTGCCGCCAGCGGCACCTTCACGTTAGCCGGTATCCCCCACGGACAGGAAAAACGCGTTCAGCGTCTCGTTCTGACGGTGAACGCAGACGGCACGATCACCGCGATCGAAATCCAGGAAACCGACGGTGCCGTAACCCGCTTTACCTTTGCAGGGGAGCAGACGAACATTCCCCTTCCCCCGGCAACATTCAAATTCACTCCGCCCCCCGGCCTCCCCGTAGTCGACGCGATGCCCCCCGTCTAA
- a CDS encoding prepilin-type N-terminal cleavage/methylation domain-containing protein: MNCKFSKLARRRCSTDRTNAAGFTLMELLIVISIIVILMLIAIPTANTIRKHTDEVSAQKSLQTIEQAESMYEQNYPVTGFACTLTALGGETGAPPSATSAQLLNGQLTTGVKDGYIFNITNCVKSTANNSERVTSYTLTATPATVGRTGDRGFCVEAGGPIKMDPAGGTNCTQMVQ, translated from the coding sequence ATGAATTGCAAGTTCTCGAAGCTCGCCAGGCGCCGCTGCTCGACTGATCGCACAAATGCAGCCGGTTTTACCTTGATGGAATTGCTGATCGTCATCTCCATCATCGTCATCCTGATGCTCATCGCCATTCCGACAGCGAATACCATCCGGAAACACACCGATGAAGTTTCGGCCCAGAAGTCGCTCCAGACCATCGAACAGGCCGAGTCGATGTACGAGCAGAACTATCCGGTCACCGGGTTTGCGTGCACGTTGACGGCGCTCGGCGGCGAAACCGGCGCACCTCCAAGTGCAACCTCGGCGCAACTGCTCAATGGACAGCTCACTACCGGCGTCAAAGACGGCTACATCTTCAACATCACCAACTGCGTAAAGTCGACGGCAAATAACAGCGAGCGCGTTACCAGCTACACACTCACCGCCACGCCCGCGACCGTTGGCAGAACCGGCGATCGTGGCTTCTGCGTTGAAGCAGGCGGCCCCATCAAGATGGACCCAGCCGGCGGCACAAACTGCACCCAGATGGTGCAATGA
- a CDS encoding pitrilysin family protein gives MTNQRNLRRTVLPNGLIVLTERMEHLRSVAMGVWVKSGSRCEAAEINGISHFVEHMVFKGTRSRTSLNIAREMDSIGGNLDAFTGKETICFNVKSLADHVPIALDVLADLVLNPVFASTEIERERGVILEEIKIDEDNPDVLVHELFTQNFWKDHPLGKPILGTTKTVGRLDQQKLFDYHTASFRGGNMVFSAAGDLEHDAFVEAVSKKFTGLPPGEAVHEMQAPLASARIILQNKKSLEQVQLCMGVPAPKITDDNRFATLILNTVLGSGMSSRLFQTIREERGLAYAIYSDLSPYSDTGSLCVYAGTSANKALDVIDLVLAEFRNLKDVPLSDEELTRAKDQLKGNILMGLESSNSRMANLARQEMYFHQFFTADEIIARIDAVTAEHVQGMAQKLFVSDRIAVTLLGRLTGIKLNRERLVC, from the coding sequence ATGACAAATCAGCGCAACCTCCGCCGTACAGTATTGCCGAATGGCTTGATTGTCCTAACCGAGCGCATGGAGCACCTTCGCTCCGTCGCCATGGGTGTCTGGGTTAAGTCTGGATCCCGCTGTGAAGCCGCCGAAATCAACGGCATATCCCATTTCGTCGAACACATGGTCTTCAAAGGGACCCGTTCACGTACCTCCCTGAACATCGCCCGCGAAATGGACTCTATCGGTGGCAACCTTGATGCCTTCACCGGCAAAGAAACCATCTGCTTCAACGTGAAGTCGCTAGCCGACCACGTGCCCATCGCCCTCGACGTACTCGCCGATCTGGTGCTGAATCCAGTCTTCGCTTCCACCGAAATTGAGCGCGAACGCGGCGTTATCCTCGAAGAAATCAAAATCGACGAAGACAATCCCGATGTCCTCGTCCACGAACTCTTCACGCAGAATTTCTGGAAAGACCACCCTCTCGGCAAGCCGATTCTGGGAACCACAAAAACCGTTGGCCGCCTCGATCAGCAAAAGCTCTTCGACTACCACACCGCCAGTTTCCGCGGTGGCAACATGGTCTTCTCTGCCGCCGGCGATCTTGAGCACGACGCCTTCGTTGAAGCGGTTTCAAAGAAGTTCACTGGCCTGCCTCCCGGAGAAGCCGTGCACGAAATGCAGGCCCCGCTGGCCAGCGCGCGCATTATCCTGCAGAATAAAAAATCGCTTGAGCAAGTGCAGCTCTGCATGGGCGTTCCGGCTCCGAAGATCACCGATGACAACCGCTTCGCAACTCTCATCCTGAATACCGTTCTAGGAAGCGGTATGAGTTCGCGCCTCTTCCAAACCATTCGTGAAGAGCGCGGCCTCGCCTACGCCATCTATTCTGACCTCAGTCCCTACAGCGATACCGGTTCGCTTTGCGTCTACGCCGGAACATCCGCCAACAAGGCACTCGACGTCATAGACCTCGTGCTCGCAGAATTCCGTAATCTCAAGGACGTTCCTCTAAGCGATGAAGAGCTTACCCGCGCCAAGGATCAGCTTAAGGGCAACATCCTCATGGGCCTTGAAAGCTCGAACTCGCGCATGGCTAACCTTGCCCGGCAGGAGATGTACTTCCACCAATTCTTTACCGCGGATGAAATCATTGCCCGCATCGATGCCGTCACCGCCGAGCACGTACAAGGCATGGCCCAGAAACTCTTCGTCTCCGATCGCATAGCCGTTACCCTGCTGGGCCGTCTCACCGGCATAAAGCTAAACCGCGAAAGACTGGTGTGTTAG
- the rlmN gene encoding 23S rRNA (adenine(2503)-C(2))-methyltransferase RlmN: MDAEELSACMVRMGEPGWRGRQLAEAIYRQRIEEVERITTLAKALRQKIASEGWQVGRPRIAQVFKSVDGTERYLVAGPNADGLTVETVWMPEGDEGETGDGTDSGSRDIQAGPSAARSSLRWDRATICVSSQVGCAVNCQFCLTAKLGLQRNLTAGEIAGQVVAVLERHGVEVGKDRVNLVFMGMGEPFLNYENFMAAVRLLVTEVGISPQRMTVSTSGIVPGIERFAGEPPEFRPKLAISLNASNNTIRSEIMPINRKWPIEAVVDAVRGIQLRTRERITFEYVLLGGVTDQPQHAAEVARLVRRTGLPAKVNLIAWNPGPGIAYSTPQPEAVEIFRRALSAEGVPVYLRRPRGRDIYAACGQLKRTIEG, translated from the coding sequence ATGGACGCGGAGGAATTGTCGGCGTGCATGGTGCGGATGGGCGAGCCGGGATGGCGGGGACGGCAGCTTGCTGAAGCGATCTATCGCCAAAGGATTGAGGAAGTTGAGAGAATCACTACCCTTGCCAAGGCGCTGCGGCAAAAAATTGCCAGCGAGGGCTGGCAAGTCGGACGACCGCGAATCGCGCAGGTCTTCAAGTCCGTGGACGGGACGGAACGCTACCTGGTGGCGGGTCCGAATGCGGACGGGCTGACTGTGGAGACGGTCTGGATGCCGGAGGGGGATGAGGGCGAGACGGGGGATGGGACTGACAGCGGATCGAGGGACATACAAGCAGGTCCTTCGGCTGCGCGTTCTTCGCTGAGATGGGATCGGGCGACTATCTGTGTTTCGAGCCAGGTGGGGTGCGCGGTGAATTGCCAGTTCTGCCTGACGGCGAAGCTTGGATTGCAGCGCAATCTGACTGCCGGAGAGATCGCAGGTCAGGTGGTTGCGGTGCTTGAGCGGCACGGGGTCGAGGTCGGCAAGGATCGCGTGAACCTGGTCTTCATGGGAATGGGCGAACCATTTCTGAATTACGAGAACTTTATGGCGGCGGTACGTCTGCTGGTGACGGAAGTCGGGATTAGTCCGCAACGCATGACGGTGTCGACCTCGGGCATCGTTCCCGGAATTGAGCGATTTGCAGGAGAGCCTCCGGAGTTTCGCCCGAAGCTCGCTATCAGTCTGAATGCATCGAATAACACGATCCGCAGCGAGATTATGCCTATCAATCGCAAGTGGCCGATCGAGGCAGTTGTCGATGCTGTTCGTGGAATCCAGTTGCGCACGCGGGAGCGGATTACGTTCGAGTACGTTTTGCTGGGGGGAGTTACGGACCAACCTCAGCACGCGGCGGAGGTGGCTCGGCTAGTGCGGCGTACGGGACTTCCGGCGAAGGTGAATCTGATTGCGTGGAATCCGGGGCCTGGGATTGCTTACAGCACTCCTCAACCGGAGGCAGTGGAGATTTTTCGGCGTGCACTCTCGGCGGAGGGAGTGCCGGTGTATCTGCGTAGGCCGCGCGGACGGGATATCTATGCGGCGTGCGGACAACTCAAGCGGACGATCGAGGGATGA
- a CDS encoding VOC family protein — MIRQIVPVFFTTDIPATLAWYKDKLGFECLGTWQDPPVYGIVARDQHAIHFRCADPPTPNPDKFDDEFLDAYIFVEDADALYAEYASRGIQFARQLANMPWNTREFVIKDCDGRLLAFGSNL, encoded by the coding sequence ATGATCCGCCAGATAGTACCCGTCTTCTTCACCACCGACATCCCCGCTACGCTCGCCTGGTATAAAGACAAGCTCGGCTTCGAGTGTCTTGGAACGTGGCAGGATCCGCCTGTCTACGGCATCGTCGCGCGCGACCAGCACGCAATTCATTTCCGCTGCGCCGACCCACCCACACCCAACCCAGACAAATTTGATGATGAATTTCTCGACGCATACATCTTCGTCGAAGACGCAGACGCTCTTTATGCCGAGTATGCCTCGAGAGGCATCCAGTTTGCGCGGCAGTTGGCAAACATGCCCTGGAACACGCGAGAATTTGTAATCAAGGATTGCGACGGCCGACTGCTAGCCTTCGGCTCGAACTTGTAG
- a CDS encoding VOC family protein, translating into MTRPTTTAISPCFIVSEVDQTIAFYRDKLGFEQRFREPEESPFFGIIGRDGAQILIKSDREVSPLPNHKRHRYMRWDAFVYAPDPDALAAEFIDHGAEFSIPLKDTHDGLRGFEITDPDGYVLFFGRPR; encoded by the coding sequence ATGACACGACCCACCACGACAGCGATTTCCCCTTGTTTCATCGTCAGCGAGGTCGATCAAACCATCGCCTTCTATCGCGACAAGCTTGGCTTTGAGCAGAGATTCCGGGAACCGGAGGAATCTCCTTTCTTCGGAATTATCGGCCGCGACGGAGCGCAAATCCTGATCAAATCCGACCGAGAAGTTTCGCCTCTCCCCAACCACAAGCGTCATCGCTACATGCGGTGGGACGCATTTGTCTATGCTCCCGACCCCGACGCGCTCGCCGCCGAATTTATCGATCATGGCGCGGAATTCAGTATCCCGCTCAAGGACACACACGACGGCTTGCGCGGCTTCGAAATTACCGATCCCGACGGCTACGTTTTGTTCTTCGGCCGCCCCAGGTAG
- a CDS encoding YvcK family protein produces the protein MPTSSAPLRVVAIGGGTGLSTLLRGLRRHVAFPDWPTSVPCHISDLAAVVTVTDDGGSSGRLRQDFNMLPPGDLRNCMVALSAEEDLLAKLFAYRFKGGKGLGGHNFGNLFVAALTDITGDFAHAIKLASKILATRGRIYPATTSNATLVARMDDGSLVRGETNITASKQRIAELMIDPPNAAAMPETLDAIERADLITIGPGSLYTSIITNLLVQGVPQALAHAKGVRVYVCNLMTQANESLNLTAAEHIERIYEHTRAPIFDYAILNTAPFSPETLARYAAEHAAPIEVDVDRIEKLGVRCITGDFASEENVVRHAANRVTGALLALGHSIPPNRA, from the coding sequence GTGCCCACATCTTCCGCACCCCTTCGCGTAGTCGCAATCGGTGGAGGCACGGGCCTGTCCACGCTGCTCCGCGGCCTCCGGCGCCACGTCGCCTTTCCTGACTGGCCGACCAGCGTTCCCTGCCACATCTCCGATCTTGCCGCCGTAGTCACCGTCACCGACGATGGCGGATCGTCTGGACGACTACGCCAGGACTTCAACATGCTTCCCCCGGGCGACCTGCGCAACTGCATGGTCGCGCTCAGCGCCGAAGAAGATCTCCTCGCCAAGCTTTTTGCCTATCGATTCAAAGGCGGAAAAGGACTCGGCGGACACAACTTCGGCAATCTCTTTGTTGCCGCGTTGACCGACATCACAGGAGACTTTGCACATGCGATCAAGCTCGCCTCCAAGATTCTCGCCACGCGCGGCCGCATCTATCCCGCCACCACCTCAAATGCCACGCTGGTCGCACGGATGGATGACGGCTCGCTGGTTCGCGGCGAAACAAATATCACTGCCAGCAAGCAGCGCATCGCCGAATTGATGATCGATCCGCCCAATGCAGCAGCAATGCCCGAGACTCTCGACGCCATCGAGCGCGCCGACCTTATCACCATCGGGCCCGGATCGCTGTACACCTCCATCATCACCAACCTCCTGGTGCAAGGCGTGCCCCAGGCGCTGGCTCATGCCAAAGGTGTGCGCGTCTACGTTTGCAACCTGATGACCCAAGCCAATGAGAGTCTGAATCTCACGGCGGCTGAACATATCGAGCGCATCTACGAGCACACCCGCGCCCCCATCTTCGACTACGCCATCTTGAATACCGCACCCTTCTCACCGGAAACCCTGGCCCGCTACGCAGCCGAGCACGCCGCACCCATTGAGGTCGACGTCGATCGGATTGAGAAGCTCGGCGTCCGTTGCATCACCGGAGACTTCGCCAGCGAAGAAAATGTCGTCCGTCACGCCGCCAATCGGGTCACCGGCGCACTCCTCGCCTTGGGCCACTCCATCCCACCCAATCGCGCCTGA
- a CDS encoding tetratricopeptide repeat protein: MTQEPKSAAASRKKTPPPVARPGSHSSTATGPVFTQYQAAVQLVQQGKFERAITAFEKILPVAPPEIVERCKMYISTCRNQVHKQGLSFQTSGERYDYAVSLINTGDFEEATSQLKGILTDDPSADFAFYGLALLYSITGKTQDCLDSLTQAIELNPKNRLQARSDNDFQSMVDDPRFTELLYPELP; encoded by the coding sequence ATGACGCAAGAACCCAAGTCCGCGGCGGCAAGCCGCAAAAAAACTCCCCCACCGGTTGCCCGGCCAGGCAGCCACTCGAGCACGGCAACGGGACCTGTCTTTACCCAATACCAGGCAGCCGTTCAGCTGGTGCAGCAAGGCAAATTCGAACGGGCGATCACCGCCTTTGAGAAAATCCTGCCCGTAGCGCCACCCGAGATCGTCGAACGCTGCAAGATGTACATCAGCACGTGTCGCAATCAGGTCCATAAGCAGGGACTCTCCTTCCAGACCTCCGGCGAGCGTTACGACTATGCCGTGTCGCTGATCAATACCGGCGACTTTGAAGAGGCTACGAGCCAGTTGAAAGGCATTCTGACGGATGATCCTTCTGCGGACTTTGCCTTTTACGGTCTGGCGCTGCTCTATTCGATCACCGGCAAAACACAGGATTGCCTCGACAGCCTCACGCAGGCGATTGAATTGAATCCGAAAAACCGCTTGCAGGCGCGGTCAGACAACGACTTCCAGAGCATGGTAGACGACCCTCGCTTCACAGAATTGCTGTATCCTGAACTTCCGTAG
- a CDS encoding DUF4254 domain-containing protein: MLSADTIVKLQDENTRAWHEHPASEENLADPWLAHVAQQHRANFDLWHIEDEARTPGATDAQLADVKRRIDSTNQLRNDLAEELDRALLDWLAPQKLPAEEAPLHSETPGLIIDRLSILALKIYHTREEAERCDATPEHCARNRERLAILLEQRTDLAHCLDRLWRETLTGTRRFKLYRQLKMYNDPTLNPAIYRNTQSESGR; the protein is encoded by the coding sequence ATGCTTTCGGCAGACACAATCGTAAAATTGCAGGACGAAAACACCCGCGCATGGCATGAGCATCCCGCATCCGAAGAAAATCTCGCCGATCCCTGGCTCGCCCACGTCGCACAACAGCACCGCGCCAACTTCGACCTCTGGCACATTGAGGACGAGGCCCGCACTCCCGGCGCCACCGATGCCCAGCTCGCCGATGTCAAGCGCCGTATCGACAGCACCAATCAATTGCGCAACGACCTCGCCGAGGAGCTTGACCGCGCCCTGCTCGATTGGCTTGCGCCGCAGAAGCTGCCGGCTGAAGAAGCACCGCTACACTCTGAAACACCGGGCCTGATCATCGACAGGCTATCGATTCTGGCGCTCAAGATCTATCACACCCGCGAAGAGGCTGAACGATGCGATGCCACCCCTGAACACTGCGCACGCAACCGCGAGCGGCTCGCTATCCTATTGGAGCAGCGCACCGATCTCGCCCATTGCCTCGACCGCCTGTGGCGTGAGACGCTGACCGGAACGCGTCGCTTTAAGCTCTACCGCCAACTCAAGATGTACAACGACCCCACCCTCAATCCCGCAATCTACCGCAACACGCAATCTGAGTCCGGTCGATGA